One Bombus fervidus isolate BK054 chromosome 5, iyBomFerv1, whole genome shotgun sequence DNA window includes the following coding sequences:
- the LOC139987316 gene encoding uncharacterized protein isoform X5, translating to MEASNNQQQKKEPRVHRPYAFDKMEGLVREMQDPENGVPVRSQKQFLTSIPSAFMGYDLIEWLIERLSIEESEAVHIANQLCQYGYFFPVNDSKTLTVRDDSSLYRFQTPCYWPWQHRIPDNVEYAIYLAKRTLRNKQRHALEDYEIEALNSLRRNLQNKWDIIQLQAEEQVRLAKERKKGDKIVSDSQERAFWRVYRPPPGCLSSLEVAPVPTRFRPGLSRPPSRKRTLTDLQREVALLKNSLTRTRIKVSAAIENLKSYFETYVEYDPMFIQPQPSNPWITDDQTFWQLNSPVVDLPTEKRVKRWALSMEELMSDPTGLQEFTNYLRKEYSHENIRFWLAVKDLRHSFQAQISDKVNEIFKEFLAPGAPCEINIDGKTMEKVHQEMKNPNRFIFDSAAEHVYTLLLKKDCYPRFIRSDQYRNTLAAGVQPLQKKWFFSFGGQTKKKISSTSTSISTSTPTPTTSTLQHHAAGSAASGSKRRGSDRSLSGSAHELAVCGVRDTTSMPRVPHSHSQSNLTDIPYRGDLARLVKISTRPIPHSVQDAGTSEAVVRPMDDVCPWDVVPGPSIEHAIDTTLSHHPISSGVTSSVESQAEGSNLIAQSQSIEVTRASRKNSSQLDSCSSSSDVSLVVAEVSEHLRKSCTLQHSSSTAGMTTTERIGITTRNYSIGSTSGRTKLSEIGRPSVLSCNYPSPQHSFEYFHMTTDRSDVSTTGKCITEESQTSTTLKSVEEELTTKTLTKAPLISISAIVGDLPSDNSTVEVEEKTNGDHAPVIKEEIEIEEGRQKLEPDEGDAMAAVIAEESLAISALVKTETVESLEEAQVVPVWEPDTRQDDQLAPVTQPAPQQKRDNNVNEVCPWEDEENCRVDAPYVKTYATLGYL from the exons ATGGAGGCCTCTAATAATCAACAACAGAAGAAGGAGCCACGCGTTCACAGGCCTTACGCCTTCGACAAG atgGAGGGGCTGGTGCGGGAGATGCAAGACCCTGAGAACGGGGTACCCGTGCGCAGCCAAAAACAATTTCTCACCTCAATTCCCTCAGCTTTCATGG GTTACGATCTCATCGAGTGGCTGATAGAGCGGCTTTCTATCGAGGAATCAG AGGCGGTCCATATTGCCAATCAGCTCTGCCAGTATGGCTACTTCTTCCCGGTGAATGACTCCAAGACACTCACCGTAAGGGATGATAGTTCTCTGTATAGATTTCAG acACCATGCTATTGGCCATGGCAACATAGAATCCCCGATAATGTGGAATATGCTATTTATCTGGCTAAAAGAACTCTAAGAAACAAGCAGCGACATGCCCTTGAAGATTATGAAAtt GAAGCTTTGAACAGCCTACGTAGGAATTTGCAAAACAAATGGGATATTATACAACTACAAGCCGAAGAACAG GTCCGCTTAGCGAAGGAGCGAAAAAAGGGGGATAAAATAGTAAGCGATTCTCAAGAACGAGCATTTTGGAGAGTTTACAGGCCACCACCCGGTTGTCTAAGTAGTCTTGAAGTAGCACCCGTACCTACACGTTTTCGTCCTGGACTTTCACGTCCTCCATCACGTAAACGCACTTTAACCGATCTGCAACGCGAG GTGGCCCTTTTGAAGAACAGTTTAACGCGTACAAGGATAAAGGTTTCGGCTGCgatcgaaaatttaaaatcataCTTTGAAACGTACGTGGAATACGATCCGATGTTTATACAGCCACAACCTTCAAACCCATGGATCACCGACGATCAAACATTTTGGCAGCTAAACAGTCCTGT GGTGGATCTTCCTACGGAAAAACGCGTCAAGCGCTGGGCATTATCGATGGAAGAGTTAATGTCTGACCCAACTG GTTTGCAAGAGTTCACAAATTATTTGAGGAAAGAATATAGTCATGAAAATATACGATTTTGGTTAGCAGTTAAAGATTTGAGACATAGTTTCCAAGCACAAATATCCGACAAAGTCAACGAAATCTTCAA AGAATTCCTGGCACCCGGAGCACCTTGCGAAATAAACATAGATGGAAAGACAATGGAAAAAGTACAtcaagaaatgaaaaatccaAATCGATTTATATTTGATTCCGCCGCTGAACATGTGTATACGCTGCTTCTGAAAAAGGATTGCTATCCTAGATTTATTCGTTCGGATCAATATCGAAATACATTAGCTGCCGGTGTGCAACCTTTGCAAAAAAAATG GTTTTTTAGCTTTGGTGGacaaacaaagaagaaaatttcttcgaCTTCGACTTCGATTTCGACTTCAACTCCGACTCCAACGACCAGCACTTTGCAGCACCATGCTGCAGGTAGTGCAGCAAGCGGCAGTAAACGAAGGGGAAGCGATCGGAGTCTATCTGGATCTGCTCACGAGTTAGCCGTCTGTGGTGTTCGAGATACAACTTCGATGCCTAGAGTGCCACATTCTCACAGTCAGTCGAATCTCACCGATATTCCATATAG GGGAGATCTGGCTCGACTCGTAAAGATTTCAACAAGGCCTATCCCGCATAGCGTTCA GGATGCTGGCACATCGGAAGCGGTAGTTCGCCCTATGGACGACGTTTGCCCGTGGGACGTGGTTCCAGGACCGAGTATAGAGCACGCCATAGATACCACACTATCGCACCATCCAATATCATCTGGAGTAACGTCGTCGGTTGAAAGTCAAGCGGAAGGCAGTAATTTGATCGCGCAGTCACAGTCTATCGAGGTTACACGCGCATCTCGGAAAAATTCATCGCAATTAGATTCCTGTAGTTCCTCGTCTGATGTCAGTTTAGTGGTAGCGGAGGTCTCCGAACATCTTCGAAAGTCTTGTACTTTGCAACACAGTAGTAGCACag CCGGCATGACGACTACCGAACGAATCGGCATAACAACGCGAAATTATTCCATCGGCTCGACTAGCGGAAGAACGAAGCTGTCAGAGATCGGTCGGCCGTCAGTTTTGTCTTGTAATTATCCGTCTCCACAACATTCGTTCGAGTATTTTCATATGACAACTGACAGATCGGATGTGTCTACGACAGGGAAGTGTATTACCGAAGAGTCTCAAACTAGTACGACGTTAAAATCTGTCGAGGAGGAACTGACGACGAAAACTTTAACCAAGGCTCCCTTAATAAGCATTAGCGCGATCGTGGGGGATCTACCGAGCGACAATTCTACGGTCGAAGTCGAGGAAAAAACGAATGGCGATCATGCGCCGGTAATAAAGGAAGAGATAGAAATTGAGGAAGGAAGGCAAAAGCTGGAGCCTGACGAAGGTGATGCAATGGCGGCAGTTATAGCCGAAGAAAGTTTGGCAATTTCCGCTCTAGTAAAAACGGAGACGGTAGAGTCGCTGGAAGAGGCGCAGGTTGTTCCTGTTTGGGAGCCGGACACCAGACAGGATGATCAATTAGCACCAGTTACTCAACCAGCTCCTCAACAAAAGCGTGACAATAACGTTAACGAAGTATGTCCGTGGGAAGACGA GGAAAATTGTAGAGTGGATGCACCCTATGTGAAAACATATGCAACTTTAGGTTATTTATAA
- the LOC139987316 gene encoding uncharacterized protein isoform X3, with protein MEASNNQQQKKEPRVHRPYAFDKMEGLVREMQDPENGVPVRSQKQFLTSIPSAFMGECHRYLRCGVNVSGHHGQDTTVGCLRVAGYDLIEWLIERLSIEESVEAVHIANQLCQYGYFFPVNDSKTLTVRDDSSLYRFQTPCYWPWQHRIPDNVEYAIYLAKRTLRNKQRHALEDYEIEALNSLRRNLQNKWDIIQLQAEEQVRLAKERKKGDKIVSDSQERAFWRVYRPPPGCLSSLEVAPVPTRFRPGLSRPPSRKRTLTDLQREVALLKNSLTRTRIKVSAAIENLKSYFETYVEYDPMFIQPQPSNPWITDDQTFWQLNSPVVDLPTEKRVKRWALSMEELMSDPTGLQEFTNYLRKEYSHENIRFWLAVKDLRHSFQAQISDKVNEIFKEFLAPGAPCEINIDGKTMEKVHQEMKNPNRFIFDSAAEHVYTLLLKKDCYPRFIRSDQYRNTLAAGVQPLQKKWFFSFGGQTKKKISSTSTSISTSTPTPTTSTLQHHAAGSAASGSKRRGSDRSLSGSAHELAVCGVRDTTSMPRVPHSHSQSNLTDIPYRDAGTSEAVVRPMDDVCPWDVVPGPSIEHAIDTTLSHHPISSGVTSSVESQAEGSNLIAQSQSIEVTRASRKNSSQLDSCSSSSDVSLVVAEVSEHLRKSCTLQHSSSTAGMTTTERIGITTRNYSIGSTSGRTKLSEIGRPSVLSCNYPSPQHSFEYFHMTTDRSDVSTTGKCITEESQTSTTLKSVEEELTTKTLTKAPLISISAIVGDLPSDNSTVEVEEKTNGDHAPVIKEEIEIEEGRQKLEPDEGDAMAAVIAEESLAISALVKTETVESLEEAQVVPVWEPDTRQDDQLAPVTQPAPQQKRDNNVNEVCPWEDEENCRVDAPYVKTYATLGYL; from the exons ATGGAGGCCTCTAATAATCAACAACAGAAGAAGGAGCCACGCGTTCACAGGCCTTACGCCTTCGACAAG atgGAGGGGCTGGTGCGGGAGATGCAAGACCCTGAGAACGGGGTACCCGTGCGCAGCCAAAAACAATTTCTCACCTCAATTCCCTCAGCTTTCATGGGTGAGTGCCATCGGTATCTACGTTGTGGAGTAAACGTAAGCGGCCATCACGGCCAGGACACTACAGTAGGCTGCCTGCGTGTTGCAGGTTACGATCTCATCGAGTGGCTGATAGAGCGGCTTTCTATCGAGGAATCAG TAGAGGCGGTCCATATTGCCAATCAGCTCTGCCAGTATGGCTACTTCTTCCCGGTGAATGACTCCAAGACACTCACCGTAAGGGATGATAGTTCTCTGTATAGATTTCAG acACCATGCTATTGGCCATGGCAACATAGAATCCCCGATAATGTGGAATATGCTATTTATCTGGCTAAAAGAACTCTAAGAAACAAGCAGCGACATGCCCTTGAAGATTATGAAAtt GAAGCTTTGAACAGCCTACGTAGGAATTTGCAAAACAAATGGGATATTATACAACTACAAGCCGAAGAACAG GTCCGCTTAGCGAAGGAGCGAAAAAAGGGGGATAAAATAGTAAGCGATTCTCAAGAACGAGCATTTTGGAGAGTTTACAGGCCACCACCCGGTTGTCTAAGTAGTCTTGAAGTAGCACCCGTACCTACACGTTTTCGTCCTGGACTTTCACGTCCTCCATCACGTAAACGCACTTTAACCGATCTGCAACGCGAG GTGGCCCTTTTGAAGAACAGTTTAACGCGTACAAGGATAAAGGTTTCGGCTGCgatcgaaaatttaaaatcataCTTTGAAACGTACGTGGAATACGATCCGATGTTTATACAGCCACAACCTTCAAACCCATGGATCACCGACGATCAAACATTTTGGCAGCTAAACAGTCCTGT GGTGGATCTTCCTACGGAAAAACGCGTCAAGCGCTGGGCATTATCGATGGAAGAGTTAATGTCTGACCCAACTG GTTTGCAAGAGTTCACAAATTATTTGAGGAAAGAATATAGTCATGAAAATATACGATTTTGGTTAGCAGTTAAAGATTTGAGACATAGTTTCCAAGCACAAATATCCGACAAAGTCAACGAAATCTTCAA AGAATTCCTGGCACCCGGAGCACCTTGCGAAATAAACATAGATGGAAAGACAATGGAAAAAGTACAtcaagaaatgaaaaatccaAATCGATTTATATTTGATTCCGCCGCTGAACATGTGTATACGCTGCTTCTGAAAAAGGATTGCTATCCTAGATTTATTCGTTCGGATCAATATCGAAATACATTAGCTGCCGGTGTGCAACCTTTGCAAAAAAAATG GTTTTTTAGCTTTGGTGGacaaacaaagaagaaaatttcttcgaCTTCGACTTCGATTTCGACTTCAACTCCGACTCCAACGACCAGCACTTTGCAGCACCATGCTGCAGGTAGTGCAGCAAGCGGCAGTAAACGAAGGGGAAGCGATCGGAGTCTATCTGGATCTGCTCACGAGTTAGCCGTCTGTGGTGTTCGAGATACAACTTCGATGCCTAGAGTGCCACATTCTCACAGTCAGTCGAATCTCACCGATATTCCATATAG GGATGCTGGCACATCGGAAGCGGTAGTTCGCCCTATGGACGACGTTTGCCCGTGGGACGTGGTTCCAGGACCGAGTATAGAGCACGCCATAGATACCACACTATCGCACCATCCAATATCATCTGGAGTAACGTCGTCGGTTGAAAGTCAAGCGGAAGGCAGTAATTTGATCGCGCAGTCACAGTCTATCGAGGTTACACGCGCATCTCGGAAAAATTCATCGCAATTAGATTCCTGTAGTTCCTCGTCTGATGTCAGTTTAGTGGTAGCGGAGGTCTCCGAACATCTTCGAAAGTCTTGTACTTTGCAACACAGTAGTAGCACag CCGGCATGACGACTACCGAACGAATCGGCATAACAACGCGAAATTATTCCATCGGCTCGACTAGCGGAAGAACGAAGCTGTCAGAGATCGGTCGGCCGTCAGTTTTGTCTTGTAATTATCCGTCTCCACAACATTCGTTCGAGTATTTTCATATGACAACTGACAGATCGGATGTGTCTACGACAGGGAAGTGTATTACCGAAGAGTCTCAAACTAGTACGACGTTAAAATCTGTCGAGGAGGAACTGACGACGAAAACTTTAACCAAGGCTCCCTTAATAAGCATTAGCGCGATCGTGGGGGATCTACCGAGCGACAATTCTACGGTCGAAGTCGAGGAAAAAACGAATGGCGATCATGCGCCGGTAATAAAGGAAGAGATAGAAATTGAGGAAGGAAGGCAAAAGCTGGAGCCTGACGAAGGTGATGCAATGGCGGCAGTTATAGCCGAAGAAAGTTTGGCAATTTCCGCTCTAGTAAAAACGGAGACGGTAGAGTCGCTGGAAGAGGCGCAGGTTGTTCCTGTTTGGGAGCCGGACACCAGACAGGATGATCAATTAGCACCAGTTACTCAACCAGCTCCTCAACAAAAGCGTGACAATAACGTTAACGAAGTATGTCCGTGGGAAGACGA GGAAAATTGTAGAGTGGATGCACCCTATGTGAAAACATATGCAACTTTAGGTTATTTATAA
- the LOC139987316 gene encoding uncharacterized protein isoform X1 has product MEASNNQQQKKEPRVHRPYAFDKMEGLVREMQDPENGVPVRSQKQFLTSIPSAFMGECHRYLRCGVNVSGHHGQDTTVGCLRVAGYDLIEWLIERLSIEESVEAVHIANQLCQYGYFFPVNDSKTLTVRDDSSLYRFQTPCYWPWQHRIPDNVEYAIYLAKRTLRNKQRHALEDYEIEALNSLRRNLQNKWDIIQLQAEEQVRLAKERKKGDKIVSDSQERAFWRVYRPPPGCLSSLEVAPVPTRFRPGLSRPPSRKRTLTDLQREVALLKNSLTRTRIKVSAAIENLKSYFETYVEYDPMFIQPQPSNPWITDDQTFWQLNSPVVDLPTEKRVKRWALSMEELMSDPTGLQEFTNYLRKEYSHENIRFWLAVKDLRHSFQAQISDKVNEIFKEFLAPGAPCEINIDGKTMEKVHQEMKNPNRFIFDSAAEHVYTLLLKKDCYPRFIRSDQYRNTLAAGVQPLQKKWFFSFGGQTKKKISSTSTSISTSTPTPTTSTLQHHAAGSAASGSKRRGSDRSLSGSAHELAVCGVRDTTSMPRVPHSHSQSNLTDIPYRGDLARLVKISTRPIPHSVQDAGTSEAVVRPMDDVCPWDVVPGPSIEHAIDTTLSHHPISSGVTSSVESQAEGSNLIAQSQSIEVTRASRKNSSQLDSCSSSSDVSLVVAEVSEHLRKSCTLQHSSSTAGMTTTERIGITTRNYSIGSTSGRTKLSEIGRPSVLSCNYPSPQHSFEYFHMTTDRSDVSTTGKCITEESQTSTTLKSVEEELTTKTLTKAPLISISAIVGDLPSDNSTVEVEEKTNGDHAPVIKEEIEIEEGRQKLEPDEGDAMAAVIAEESLAISALVKTETVESLEEAQVVPVWEPDTRQDDQLAPVTQPAPQQKRDNNVNEVCPWEDEENCRVDAPYVKTYATLGYL; this is encoded by the exons ATGGAGGCCTCTAATAATCAACAACAGAAGAAGGAGCCACGCGTTCACAGGCCTTACGCCTTCGACAAG atgGAGGGGCTGGTGCGGGAGATGCAAGACCCTGAGAACGGGGTACCCGTGCGCAGCCAAAAACAATTTCTCACCTCAATTCCCTCAGCTTTCATGGGTGAGTGCCATCGGTATCTACGTTGTGGAGTAAACGTAAGCGGCCATCACGGCCAGGACACTACAGTAGGCTGCCTGCGTGTTGCAGGTTACGATCTCATCGAGTGGCTGATAGAGCGGCTTTCTATCGAGGAATCAG TAGAGGCGGTCCATATTGCCAATCAGCTCTGCCAGTATGGCTACTTCTTCCCGGTGAATGACTCCAAGACACTCACCGTAAGGGATGATAGTTCTCTGTATAGATTTCAG acACCATGCTATTGGCCATGGCAACATAGAATCCCCGATAATGTGGAATATGCTATTTATCTGGCTAAAAGAACTCTAAGAAACAAGCAGCGACATGCCCTTGAAGATTATGAAAtt GAAGCTTTGAACAGCCTACGTAGGAATTTGCAAAACAAATGGGATATTATACAACTACAAGCCGAAGAACAG GTCCGCTTAGCGAAGGAGCGAAAAAAGGGGGATAAAATAGTAAGCGATTCTCAAGAACGAGCATTTTGGAGAGTTTACAGGCCACCACCCGGTTGTCTAAGTAGTCTTGAAGTAGCACCCGTACCTACACGTTTTCGTCCTGGACTTTCACGTCCTCCATCACGTAAACGCACTTTAACCGATCTGCAACGCGAG GTGGCCCTTTTGAAGAACAGTTTAACGCGTACAAGGATAAAGGTTTCGGCTGCgatcgaaaatttaaaatcataCTTTGAAACGTACGTGGAATACGATCCGATGTTTATACAGCCACAACCTTCAAACCCATGGATCACCGACGATCAAACATTTTGGCAGCTAAACAGTCCTGT GGTGGATCTTCCTACGGAAAAACGCGTCAAGCGCTGGGCATTATCGATGGAAGAGTTAATGTCTGACCCAACTG GTTTGCAAGAGTTCACAAATTATTTGAGGAAAGAATATAGTCATGAAAATATACGATTTTGGTTAGCAGTTAAAGATTTGAGACATAGTTTCCAAGCACAAATATCCGACAAAGTCAACGAAATCTTCAA AGAATTCCTGGCACCCGGAGCACCTTGCGAAATAAACATAGATGGAAAGACAATGGAAAAAGTACAtcaagaaatgaaaaatccaAATCGATTTATATTTGATTCCGCCGCTGAACATGTGTATACGCTGCTTCTGAAAAAGGATTGCTATCCTAGATTTATTCGTTCGGATCAATATCGAAATACATTAGCTGCCGGTGTGCAACCTTTGCAAAAAAAATG GTTTTTTAGCTTTGGTGGacaaacaaagaagaaaatttcttcgaCTTCGACTTCGATTTCGACTTCAACTCCGACTCCAACGACCAGCACTTTGCAGCACCATGCTGCAGGTAGTGCAGCAAGCGGCAGTAAACGAAGGGGAAGCGATCGGAGTCTATCTGGATCTGCTCACGAGTTAGCCGTCTGTGGTGTTCGAGATACAACTTCGATGCCTAGAGTGCCACATTCTCACAGTCAGTCGAATCTCACCGATATTCCATATAG GGGAGATCTGGCTCGACTCGTAAAGATTTCAACAAGGCCTATCCCGCATAGCGTTCA GGATGCTGGCACATCGGAAGCGGTAGTTCGCCCTATGGACGACGTTTGCCCGTGGGACGTGGTTCCAGGACCGAGTATAGAGCACGCCATAGATACCACACTATCGCACCATCCAATATCATCTGGAGTAACGTCGTCGGTTGAAAGTCAAGCGGAAGGCAGTAATTTGATCGCGCAGTCACAGTCTATCGAGGTTACACGCGCATCTCGGAAAAATTCATCGCAATTAGATTCCTGTAGTTCCTCGTCTGATGTCAGTTTAGTGGTAGCGGAGGTCTCCGAACATCTTCGAAAGTCTTGTACTTTGCAACACAGTAGTAGCACag CCGGCATGACGACTACCGAACGAATCGGCATAACAACGCGAAATTATTCCATCGGCTCGACTAGCGGAAGAACGAAGCTGTCAGAGATCGGTCGGCCGTCAGTTTTGTCTTGTAATTATCCGTCTCCACAACATTCGTTCGAGTATTTTCATATGACAACTGACAGATCGGATGTGTCTACGACAGGGAAGTGTATTACCGAAGAGTCTCAAACTAGTACGACGTTAAAATCTGTCGAGGAGGAACTGACGACGAAAACTTTAACCAAGGCTCCCTTAATAAGCATTAGCGCGATCGTGGGGGATCTACCGAGCGACAATTCTACGGTCGAAGTCGAGGAAAAAACGAATGGCGATCATGCGCCGGTAATAAAGGAAGAGATAGAAATTGAGGAAGGAAGGCAAAAGCTGGAGCCTGACGAAGGTGATGCAATGGCGGCAGTTATAGCCGAAGAAAGTTTGGCAATTTCCGCTCTAGTAAAAACGGAGACGGTAGAGTCGCTGGAAGAGGCGCAGGTTGTTCCTGTTTGGGAGCCGGACACCAGACAGGATGATCAATTAGCACCAGTTACTCAACCAGCTCCTCAACAAAAGCGTGACAATAACGTTAACGAAGTATGTCCGTGGGAAGACGA GGAAAATTGTAGAGTGGATGCACCCTATGTGAAAACATATGCAACTTTAGGTTATTTATAA
- the LOC139987316 gene encoding uncharacterized protein isoform X2, translating into MEASNNQQQKKEPRVHRPYAFDKMEGLVREMQDPENGVPVRSQKQFLTSIPSAFMGECHRYLRCGVNVSGHHGQDTTVGCLRVAGYDLIEWLIERLSIEESEAVHIANQLCQYGYFFPVNDSKTLTVRDDSSLYRFQTPCYWPWQHRIPDNVEYAIYLAKRTLRNKQRHALEDYEIEALNSLRRNLQNKWDIIQLQAEEQVRLAKERKKGDKIVSDSQERAFWRVYRPPPGCLSSLEVAPVPTRFRPGLSRPPSRKRTLTDLQREVALLKNSLTRTRIKVSAAIENLKSYFETYVEYDPMFIQPQPSNPWITDDQTFWQLNSPVVDLPTEKRVKRWALSMEELMSDPTGLQEFTNYLRKEYSHENIRFWLAVKDLRHSFQAQISDKVNEIFKEFLAPGAPCEINIDGKTMEKVHQEMKNPNRFIFDSAAEHVYTLLLKKDCYPRFIRSDQYRNTLAAGVQPLQKKWFFSFGGQTKKKISSTSTSISTSTPTPTTSTLQHHAAGSAASGSKRRGSDRSLSGSAHELAVCGVRDTTSMPRVPHSHSQSNLTDIPYRGDLARLVKISTRPIPHSVQDAGTSEAVVRPMDDVCPWDVVPGPSIEHAIDTTLSHHPISSGVTSSVESQAEGSNLIAQSQSIEVTRASRKNSSQLDSCSSSSDVSLVVAEVSEHLRKSCTLQHSSSTAGMTTTERIGITTRNYSIGSTSGRTKLSEIGRPSVLSCNYPSPQHSFEYFHMTTDRSDVSTTGKCITEESQTSTTLKSVEEELTTKTLTKAPLISISAIVGDLPSDNSTVEVEEKTNGDHAPVIKEEIEIEEGRQKLEPDEGDAMAAVIAEESLAISALVKTETVESLEEAQVVPVWEPDTRQDDQLAPVTQPAPQQKRDNNVNEVCPWEDEENCRVDAPYVKTYATLGYL; encoded by the exons ATGGAGGCCTCTAATAATCAACAACAGAAGAAGGAGCCACGCGTTCACAGGCCTTACGCCTTCGACAAG atgGAGGGGCTGGTGCGGGAGATGCAAGACCCTGAGAACGGGGTACCCGTGCGCAGCCAAAAACAATTTCTCACCTCAATTCCCTCAGCTTTCATGGGTGAGTGCCATCGGTATCTACGTTGTGGAGTAAACGTAAGCGGCCATCACGGCCAGGACACTACAGTAGGCTGCCTGCGTGTTGCAGGTTACGATCTCATCGAGTGGCTGATAGAGCGGCTTTCTATCGAGGAATCAG AGGCGGTCCATATTGCCAATCAGCTCTGCCAGTATGGCTACTTCTTCCCGGTGAATGACTCCAAGACACTCACCGTAAGGGATGATAGTTCTCTGTATAGATTTCAG acACCATGCTATTGGCCATGGCAACATAGAATCCCCGATAATGTGGAATATGCTATTTATCTGGCTAAAAGAACTCTAAGAAACAAGCAGCGACATGCCCTTGAAGATTATGAAAtt GAAGCTTTGAACAGCCTACGTAGGAATTTGCAAAACAAATGGGATATTATACAACTACAAGCCGAAGAACAG GTCCGCTTAGCGAAGGAGCGAAAAAAGGGGGATAAAATAGTAAGCGATTCTCAAGAACGAGCATTTTGGAGAGTTTACAGGCCACCACCCGGTTGTCTAAGTAGTCTTGAAGTAGCACCCGTACCTACACGTTTTCGTCCTGGACTTTCACGTCCTCCATCACGTAAACGCACTTTAACCGATCTGCAACGCGAG GTGGCCCTTTTGAAGAACAGTTTAACGCGTACAAGGATAAAGGTTTCGGCTGCgatcgaaaatttaaaatcataCTTTGAAACGTACGTGGAATACGATCCGATGTTTATACAGCCACAACCTTCAAACCCATGGATCACCGACGATCAAACATTTTGGCAGCTAAACAGTCCTGT GGTGGATCTTCCTACGGAAAAACGCGTCAAGCGCTGGGCATTATCGATGGAAGAGTTAATGTCTGACCCAACTG GTTTGCAAGAGTTCACAAATTATTTGAGGAAAGAATATAGTCATGAAAATATACGATTTTGGTTAGCAGTTAAAGATTTGAGACATAGTTTCCAAGCACAAATATCCGACAAAGTCAACGAAATCTTCAA AGAATTCCTGGCACCCGGAGCACCTTGCGAAATAAACATAGATGGAAAGACAATGGAAAAAGTACAtcaagaaatgaaaaatccaAATCGATTTATATTTGATTCCGCCGCTGAACATGTGTATACGCTGCTTCTGAAAAAGGATTGCTATCCTAGATTTATTCGTTCGGATCAATATCGAAATACATTAGCTGCCGGTGTGCAACCTTTGCAAAAAAAATG GTTTTTTAGCTTTGGTGGacaaacaaagaagaaaatttcttcgaCTTCGACTTCGATTTCGACTTCAACTCCGACTCCAACGACCAGCACTTTGCAGCACCATGCTGCAGGTAGTGCAGCAAGCGGCAGTAAACGAAGGGGAAGCGATCGGAGTCTATCTGGATCTGCTCACGAGTTAGCCGTCTGTGGTGTTCGAGATACAACTTCGATGCCTAGAGTGCCACATTCTCACAGTCAGTCGAATCTCACCGATATTCCATATAG GGGAGATCTGGCTCGACTCGTAAAGATTTCAACAAGGCCTATCCCGCATAGCGTTCA GGATGCTGGCACATCGGAAGCGGTAGTTCGCCCTATGGACGACGTTTGCCCGTGGGACGTGGTTCCAGGACCGAGTATAGAGCACGCCATAGATACCACACTATCGCACCATCCAATATCATCTGGAGTAACGTCGTCGGTTGAAAGTCAAGCGGAAGGCAGTAATTTGATCGCGCAGTCACAGTCTATCGAGGTTACACGCGCATCTCGGAAAAATTCATCGCAATTAGATTCCTGTAGTTCCTCGTCTGATGTCAGTTTAGTGGTAGCGGAGGTCTCCGAACATCTTCGAAAGTCTTGTACTTTGCAACACAGTAGTAGCACag CCGGCATGACGACTACCGAACGAATCGGCATAACAACGCGAAATTATTCCATCGGCTCGACTAGCGGAAGAACGAAGCTGTCAGAGATCGGTCGGCCGTCAGTTTTGTCTTGTAATTATCCGTCTCCACAACATTCGTTCGAGTATTTTCATATGACAACTGACAGATCGGATGTGTCTACGACAGGGAAGTGTATTACCGAAGAGTCTCAAACTAGTACGACGTTAAAATCTGTCGAGGAGGAACTGACGACGAAAACTTTAACCAAGGCTCCCTTAATAAGCATTAGCGCGATCGTGGGGGATCTACCGAGCGACAATTCTACGGTCGAAGTCGAGGAAAAAACGAATGGCGATCATGCGCCGGTAATAAAGGAAGAGATAGAAATTGAGGAAGGAAGGCAAAAGCTGGAGCCTGACGAAGGTGATGCAATGGCGGCAGTTATAGCCGAAGAAAGTTTGGCAATTTCCGCTCTAGTAAAAACGGAGACGGTAGAGTCGCTGGAAGAGGCGCAGGTTGTTCCTGTTTGGGAGCCGGACACCAGACAGGATGATCAATTAGCACCAGTTACTCAACCAGCTCCTCAACAAAAGCGTGACAATAACGTTAACGAAGTATGTCCGTGGGAAGACGA GGAAAATTGTAGAGTGGATGCACCCTATGTGAAAACATATGCAACTTTAGGTTATTTATAA